In Prunus dulcis chromosome 2, ALMONDv2, whole genome shotgun sequence, a single genomic region encodes these proteins:
- the LOC117617180 gene encoding ABC transporter D family member 1-like isoform X1, with product MPSLQLLQLTEHGRSFMASRRKTLLLATGIVVAGGTVAYVQSRLSHKKHDAIGHYNGLNDNEETTEKVVTNDHKLKKPPRKKGGLKSLQVLAAILLSEMGQMGVRDLLALVSIVELFEGHYFCQAQREDFFQRAKPYNDHPTILRLPGKVLLQSR from the exons ATGCCTTCGCTTCAGCTGCTGCAATTAACTGAGCATGGCCGGAGTTTCATGGCGTCGAGGAG GAAAACTTTACTACTTGCCACTGGTATCGTGGTTGCTGGTGGGACTGTTGCATACGTTCAATCACGGTTAAGCCATAAAAAGCATGATGCTATTGGTCATTATAATGGGCTGAATGATAATGAAGAAACAACGGAGAAGGTCGTGACGAATGATCATAAGTTAAAGAAACCTCCACGAAAGAAAGGGGGATTGAAGTCGCTTCAAGTTCTTGCTGCAATTCTCTTATCTGAGATGGGCCAAATGGGTGTGAGGGATCTTTTAGCTTTAGTCTCTATAGTG GAACTTTTTGAGGGACATTATTTCTGTCAGGCACAAAGGGAGGACTTCTTTCAGCGAGCAAAGCCTTACAATGATCATCCAACAATTCTTAG GCTACCAGGAAAAGTTCTACTTCAATCCAGGTGA
- the LOC117617180 gene encoding ABC transporter D family member 1-like isoform X2, which produces MPSLQLLQLTEHGRSFMASRRKTLLLATGIVVAGGTVAYVQSRLSHKKHDAIGHYNGLNDNEETTEKVVTNDHKLKKPPRKKGGLKSLQVLAAILLSEMGQMGVRDLLALVSIVATRKSSTSIQVTLDSVAVYLHTRGRSGDTGF; this is translated from the exons ATGCCTTCGCTTCAGCTGCTGCAATTAACTGAGCATGGCCGGAGTTTCATGGCGTCGAGGAG GAAAACTTTACTACTTGCCACTGGTATCGTGGTTGCTGGTGGGACTGTTGCATACGTTCAATCACGGTTAAGCCATAAAAAGCATGATGCTATTGGTCATTATAATGGGCTGAATGATAATGAAGAAACAACGGAGAAGGTCGTGACGAATGATCATAAGTTAAAGAAACCTCCACGAAAGAAAGGGGGATTGAAGTCGCTTCAAGTTCTTGCTGCAATTCTCTTATCTGAGATGGGCCAAATGGGTGTGAGGGATCTTTTAGCTTTAGTCTCTATAGTG GCTACCAGGAAAAGTTCTACTTCAATCCAGGTGACACTGGATTCTGTAGCAGTATATTTACACACAAGGGGTCGCTCAGGTGACACTGGATTCTGA
- the LOC117618077 gene encoding protein FAR-RED IMPAIRED RESPONSE 1-like has translation MSEENDEVEIGETGLEKTMSSEETTQEPKVNMIFNTVDEVLDFYKKYANRVGFPMKKRSSKKGDCGELKYVTLSCSRSGIPQSTASNVLKPYPSIKCNCKAQLRAGICLDGRWKVNSVKLDHNHGLNPNNARYFRMNRAISSYMKRKIEVNDRAGIRVNKNYNSMVVEAGEHENMSFMEKDCRNYINKVRRLQLGEGDATAIQKYFLKMQAQNANFFYAIDLDESGRLRNVFWADSRSRAAYEEFGDAITFDTTYLTNKYDMPFAPFVGVNHHGHSILLGCGLISSEDTDTFVWLFKVWLACMSGLAPCGIITYQDRAMKNAIEIVFPNTRHRWCLWHIMKKLHEKLKSYKHYESIKFSLENIVYDSLTNIEFEDRWKEMIEKYELQSNDWLRGLYDERRRWVPSFVKGSFWAGMSTTQRSESMNAFFDDHVNSKTTLKQFVEQYENALMTKVEKENQAETKENLEIKELAADSEEKCVIVMAWMQKLKEQLSNHDNVCGSTQPIPKSPTGRSFDNCVNEISNSKKILTLLAVRSKG, from the coding sequence ATGagtgaagaaaatgatgaggTTGAGATTGGTGAGACTGGACTGGAAAAAACAATGAGCTCGGAAGAAACAACACAAGAACCTAAGgtaaatatgatttttaacACAGTTGATGAGGTgcttgatttttataaaaaatatgcaAATCGAGTAGGTTTCCCAATGAAGAAGAGATCATCGAAGAAAGGAGATTGTGGGGAGTTGAAATATGTGACTTTATCATGTTCTCGATCAGGGATCCCGCAAAGTACTGCAAGCAATGTCTTGAAGCCATATCCAAGCATAAAATGCAATTGCAAGGCTCAACTTAGGGCAGGTATATGCTTGGATGGAAGGTGGAAAGTGAACTCGGTCAAACTTGATCATAATCACGGATTAAATCCAAACAATGCTCGATATTTTAGAATGAATCGTGCAATAAGTTCGTATATGAAAAGGAAGATTGAAGTGAATGATAGAGCTGGAATAAGAGTAAATAAGAATTATAATTCAATGGTAGTTGAAGCCGGAGAGCATGAGAATATGTCATTCATGGAAAAGGATTGTAGAAATTACATTAACAAAGTTAGAAGATTACAACTTGGGGAAGGAGATGCAACTGCAATTCAAAAGTATTTCTTGAAGATGCAAGCTCAAAATGCAAATTTCTTTTATGCAATTGATCTAGATGAAAGTGGTCGGTTACGAAATGTGTTTTGGGCAGATTCTAGGAGTAGGGCAGCATATGAGGAATTTGGTGATGCCATTACATTTGACACGACATACTTGACAAATAAGTATGACATGCCATTTGCTCCATTTGTAGGTGTTAATCATCACGGGCATTCAATTTTGCTTGGATGTGGACTGATTTCAAGTGAAGATACTGATACATTTGTTTGGCTATTTAAAGTGTGGCTGGCATGCATGTCTGGGCTTGCTCCATGTGGGATAATTACTTATCAAGACAGGGCCATGAAAAATGCTATTGAGATTGTCTTTCCTAACACTAGGCATCGTTGGTGCTTATGGCATATAATGAAGAAGCTTCATGAAAAGCTTAAGAGTTATAAACACTATGAATCTATTAAATTTTCCTTGGAGAACATTGTGTATGATTCATTGACCAATATTGAGTTTGAAGATCGTTGGAAAGAGATGATTGAGAAGTATGAGTTACAGAGTAATGATTGGTTACGAGGCCTATATGATGAAAGACGTCGTTGGGTGCCAAGCTTTGTGAAAGGAAGTTTTTGGGCGGGCATGTCTACCACACAACGAAGTGAGAGTATGAATGCATTTTTTGATGACCATGTAAATTCTAAGACTACCTTGAAGCAATTTGTGGAACAATATGAAAATGCATTGATGACTAAGGTAGAAAAAGAGAACCAAGCAGaaactaaagaaaatttggagatTAAGGAGTTGGCAGCTGATTCTGAAGAAAAGTGTGTGATTGTGATGGCTTGGATGCAGAAACTAAAGGAGCAATTGTCTAACCATGACAACGTTTGTGGGAGTACTCAACCAATTCCCAAGTCACCAACTGGTAGGAGCTTTGACAATTGTgttaatgaaatttcaaattcgaAGAAGATACTTACCCTGTTAGCAGTCAGAAGCAAAGGTTGA